In a genomic window of Holophagales bacterium:
- a CDS encoding transposase, producing MAYKVEDAMDIQSRITVAAEVHLADQGDPATVGKTLRSADETVMNAGVEGGIREVVLDRGYHADAVLETLDEKGFRGYVAEPKRGRRNWTKQRRRDGEECVTRRKRALYGNRRRSRSRRGRQLQKLRAEFPERGFAHLKRTGGLARVFVRGRREVTKKVQS from the coding sequence ATGGCCTACAAGGTCGAGGACGCGATGGATATCCAGAGCCGCATCACGGTGGCGGCCGAAGTCCACCTGGCCGATCAGGGAGACCCTGCGACGGTCGGAAAGACGCTGCGTTCCGCGGACGAGACGGTCATGAACGCGGGAGTCGAGGGAGGGATCCGCGAGGTCGTCCTCGATCGCGGGTATCACGCCGACGCTGTCCTGGAGACCCTCGATGAGAAGGGCTTCCGGGGTTACGTCGCCGAGCCGAAGAGGGGGCGGAGAAACTGGACGAAGCAGAGGCGTCGAGACGGAGAAGAATGCGTTACTCGTCGGAAGCGCGCTCTCTACGGCAATCGCCGACGGTCCCGCAGCCGTCGAGGCAGGCAGCTCCAGAAACTGCGAGCGGAGTTCCCGGAGCGAGGATTCGCCCATCTGAAACGGACGGGTGGGCTTGCACGGGTCTTCGTGCGAGGGAGACGAGAGGTCACGAAGAAGGTCCAGTCGTAA